DNA sequence from the Alkalilimnicola ehrlichii MLHE-1 genome:
TCGTAACGGCGGTTGTTGATCACCGAGACCCGGGCCCCGGCCTTGGTGGCCTTACGCAACCGGTGATTCAGGATCGGCTGCTCGTGGCGCAGGTAGCTGCCCACCAGCAGCGCCGCCTGGACATCCTCCAGGGCGCTGATCGGCTGGCCGAGCCAGGGGAAGGCGGGGGCCTCCGCCTGGTCACTGCAATCGCCGTCGCGTAGCCGGTGATCGATATTCGGGCTGCCCAGACCGCGGGTCAGCCGATTCAGCAGGTACATCTCCTCGGCGGTACTGGTCGGCCCCACCAGGGTGCCCAGCTGGTCGGCACCGTGCTTTGCCGCCACATCCCGCAGCAGCGTTACGGCGCGGTCGAGCGCCTCCTCCCACTCGCACGGGCGCAGCTCACCGTCCACCCGGACCATCGGCCGGTCCAGGCGGTCCTCGCTGTACACACCCTGGTGGCTGAAGCGGTCGCGGTCGGCGATCCAGGTCTCGTTGACCAGTTCGTTTTCGCGCGGCACCACCCGCATGATCTCGCCGCGGCGGTGGTGCAGGTGGACGTTGGAGCCCACCGCATCGTGCGGTGCGACCGAGGGGTGAGCCAGCAGCTCCCAGGCCCGGGCCTTGAAGCGGAAGGGCTTGTTGGTCAGGGCCCCCACCGGGCAAAGATCGATGATGTTGCCGGAGAGCTCCGAGTGGACCCCGCCCTCGACGAAGGTGGAGATCTCGGTGTACTCGCCACGGTTCATACCCCCGAGCTCACGCTTGCCGGCGATATGGTCGAGGAAGCGCACACACCGGGTGCAGTGGATGCAGCGGGTCATTTCGGTGGCGATCAGCGGCCCGAGGTTCTCATCGTCCACCACGCGCTTGCGCTCACTGAAACGGGAAACCCCGCGACCGTAGCCCATGGAGACGTCCTGCAGCTCGCACTCACCACCCTGATCGCAAATGGGGCAGTCGAGCGGATGGTTGATCAGCAGGAACTCCATGACCCCGCGCTGGGCGGCCACCGCCCGCGGCGAGTCGGTGTAGATCTTCATGCCCTCGGCCACCGGCGTGGCGCAGGCCGGCAGGGGCTTGGGCGCCTTCTCCACCTCCACCAGACACATCCGGCAGTTGGCCGCAATGGGCAGCTTCTTGTGGTAGCAGAAGCGGGGCACGTCCACCCCGTGGGCGTCGGTGGCCTCAATGATCATCGAGCCCTTGGGGGCCTGGATCTCCTGGCCGTTGACCTCGATGGTCACCATGTCCTGCGGCTTGTCTTCGACCTTGGCACTCATGCTCAGGCGGCCTCCACCATGGAACGCTTATGCTCCACGTAGTATTCAAACTCGTGACGGAAGTGCTTGAGGAAGCTCTGCACCGGCCAGGCCGCGGCCTCGCCGAAGGCGCAGATCGTGTGGCCGGCGATCTGCCCCGCCGCCGCCTCCAGCAGTTCGATGTCCTCGTGCCGGCCTTTGCCTTCGACGATGCGCCGGAGCACCCGTTGCATCCAGCCAGTGCCCTCCCGGCAGGGGGTGCACTGACCGCAGGACTCGGCGAAGTAGAACCGCGAGATGCGCAGGATCGCCTTGACCATGTCGGTGGTCTCGTCCATCACGATGACCCCGCCGGAACCGAGGGCCGAGCCGATCTCCGCCAGGCCGTCGTAGTCCATGGTGGCCTGCAGCATGGTCTCGCCGGGGACCACGGGCATGGAGGAACCGCCCGGGATCACGGCCTTGAGCTTACGCCCGCCGCGCACGCCCCCGGCCATCTCCAAAAGGTCCTTGAACGGCGTCCCCAGCGGGACCTCAAAGTTACCCGGCCTTTCCACGTGCCCGGAGACACAGAAGATCTTCTCACCGCCGTTATTGGGCTTGCCCAGCTCGAGGAACCACTCGCTGCCCTTGCGCATAATCGAGGGCACGGAGGCGAGGGTCTCGGTGTTGTTGATGGTGGTGGGGCGCCCGTATACGCCGACCTGGGCCGGGAAAGGCGGCTTGTAGCGGGGCTGGCCCTTTTTGCCCTCCAGCGACTCCATCAGCGCCGATTCCTCGCCACAGATATAGGCGCCCGCCCCGATATGATTGTGGAGCTCGAAATCGATGCCACTGCCTTGGATGTTGCGCCCCAGCAGGCCGGCCTCGCGGGCTTCGCGCACCGCCTGCTCGATCCGCTCGAAGGGCTCGTGGTGAAACTCACCGCGCAGGTAGTTGTAGCCCACGGTGGCACCCATGGCATAGCCGGCAATCGCCATGCCCTCCACCAGGGCGTGGGGATTGAAGCGCAGGATGTCGCGATCCTTACAGGTGCCGGGCTCCGATTCGTCAGAGTTACAGACAATGTACTTCTGGCCCGGCGCATTTCGGGGCATGAAGCCCCACTTAACCCCGGCGGGGAAGCCGGCGCCACCGCGGCCGCGCAGGTTGGCCTTTTTGACCGTCTCGATAATCTCTTCCTGGGGCGTCTTCTCCTTGAGAATCTTCTCCCAGGCCTGGTAGCCGCCCATCGCCCGGTAGGTCTCCAGGCTCCAGGGGGTTTCCTTGTCCAGCGTGGTCAGACACACCTGATTGGCCATGGTTTACTCCAGCGCGTCGAGAATCTGATCGATCTTCTCGGGGGTCAGATCGGTGTAATAGTGGCCGTCCACCACCATCATCGGCGCCCCCGTACAGGCCGCCAGGCACTCCTCTTCGATCTTGAGGGTGATCCGCTGGTCGGGCGTGGTCTCGCCGAGCTTGATACCCAGTTTCTTCTCGGTGTAGGCGACGATGTCCTCGGCGCCCTTCAACCAGCAGCAGATATTGGTGCAGATGTTGACCTTATGCCGGCCCACCGGCTCCAGGTCGAACATGGAATAGAAGGTGGCCACCTCGTAAACGGCCACCGGGTCCATGCCCAGGTATTCCGCCACCGCGTCCATCTGCTCGCGCCGCAACCAGCCACCGCTGTTGTCCTGCACCACATGCAGCGCCGGGATCACCGCCGATTGCTTCTGATCCTCGGGATACTTGGTCAGCCAGTGGTCGATCTCCGCCCGCATCTCGGGCGTCAGCACCTTTTCTGCAAGCCCGCTGCTCAACGGTCAATCTCCCCGAAAACAATGTCCTGTGTACCGATAATGGCCACCACGTCAGCCAGCATGTGGCCGCGCGCCATCTCATCCATGGCGGACAGATGGGCGAAGCCCGGTGCCCGCAGCTTGACGCGATAGGGCTTGTTGGCGCCATCGGAAATCATGTAGCAGCCGAACTCACCCTTGGGGGCCTCCACCGCGGCGTAGACCTCGCCCGGGGGCGTGGTGTAACCCTCGGTGAACAGCTTGAAATGGTGGATGAGGGACTCCATGTCGTCCTTCATCTCCTCCCGACTGGGTGGCGCGACCTTGTGGTCCTCGAGCATCACCGGGCCGGGGTTGTGACGCAGCCAGTCCACGCACTGCTTGATGATGCGATTGGACTGGCGCATCTCCTCGATACGCACCAGATAGCGGTCGTAGCAGTCCCCATTGGTGCCCACCGGGATGTCGAACTCGACCCGGTCGTAGACGTCGTAAGGCTGCTTCTTGCGCAGATCCCACTCGATCCCGGAGCCCCGCAGCATCGGGCCACTGAAGCCCAGTTGCAGCGCGCGCTCCGGCGAGACCACGCCGACGTCCACCAGGCGCTGGCGCCAGATCCGGTTCTCGGTGAGCAGGGTCTCGTACTCGTCCACGCAGCCGGGGAAGCGCTCGGTGAAGTCCTCGATGAAGTCGAGCATCGTCCCCTGCCGGGCCGCGTTCATGAGCTCCAGCTCCTTCTTGCTCCGGAACTTGCTGGGCTCATACTTGGGCATGCTCTCAGGCAGGTCGCGGTAGACACCGCCCGGCCGGTAATAGGCCGCGTGCATACGCGCGCCGCTGACCGCCTCGTAGCAGTCCATCAGGTCCTCACGCTCGCGGAAGCAGTAGAGGAAGGCGGTCATTGCGCCCACGTCCAGGCCGTGTGCCCCCAGCCACATCAGGTGGTTGAGGATGCGGGTGATCTCGTCGAACATCACCCGGATGTACTGGGCCCGGATCGGCGCCTCGATGCCGAGCAGCTTCTCGATCGCCATCACATAGGCGTGCTCGTTGCAGAGCATGGAGACGTAGTCCAACCGGTCCATGTAGCCGATGGACTGGTTATAGGGCTTGGACTCGGCCAGCTTCTCGGTCGCCCGGTGCAGCAGCCCGATATGCGGGTCCGCACGCCGGACCGTCTCGCCCTCCATCTCCAGCACCATCCGCAGCACCCCGTGGGCGGCCGGGTGCTGGGGGCCAAAGTTGACGGTATAGCTCTTGAACTCACGCATCGCTGGCACCCTCCTCCCGGCGCTTGCGATCGGCATAGCGGTTGTCCTCGCGAACCACTCGCGGCACCAGCACGCGCGGTTCAATTGAGACCGGCTGATAGATCACCCGGCGCTTTTGTTCGTCGTAGCGCACTTCGACGTTGCCGATCAGGGGGAAGTCCTTGCGGAACGGATGGCCGACGAAGCCATAGTCGGTGAGGATACGGCGCAGATCCGGGTGGCCGTCAAAAATGATGCCGTAGAGATCGAAGGCCTCGCGCTCGAACCAGTTGGCGCCGCTCCAGACATCGACCACCGAGTCGAGCACCGGGAAGCGGTCGTCTTCACAGAAGCACCGCACCCGCAGGCGCTGGTTAAGCTCCACCGAGAGCAGCTGATAGACGGCGGCAAAACGCCGGCCGGTGTTTTCGGTGATCTCCTGGACGCCGTAGATCCCGGTGATTCCGAGGCGGGCAAAGTTGTTGCCCTGGACGCCGCGGCTGAACCCCGTCCCTTCGGCGGTGTCCGTGAACCACTCGTCCTCGCCCCAGGCAGCGTAGTCGACACCGGCGAGGTCCATCAGCATATCGAAGCGCAAGCCCTCGGCGTCGCGCAGCGTGGTCATTGCCTGGTGCAGATCGGCCGGGGCCACCTCGATGGCGAGTTCACCCCGGTCGGCATCCAGAACGCAATCGCGCAGTCTTTCTCCCAGCCGTTCCTGAACGGCTGTTTGGAGCTGTTCCAGCTTCTTGGCCATCCGACTCCCCTTAGCGGGCGATGGTATTGGTGGTGCGAATCTTCTTCTGCAGCTGCATGATGCCCCAGATCAGGGCCTCGGCCGTGGGTGGGCAGCCGGGGACGTAGACATCCACCGGCACCACCCGGTCGCAGCCGCGCACAACGGAGTAGGAGTAATGGTAGTAGCCGCCGCCGTTGGCACAGGAACCCATGGAGATCACCCAACGGGGCTCGGGCATCTGGTCGTAAACCTTGCGCAGCGCCGGGGCCATCTTGTTGCAGAGGGTGCCGGCGACGATCATGACATCGGATTGGCGGGGGCTGGGCCGGAAGATGATCCCGAACCGGTCCAGGTCGTAACGGGCGGCACCGGCCTGCATCATCTCCACCGCGCAGCAGGCAAGACCAAAGGTCATCGGCCACATGGAGCCGGTGCGGGCCCAGTTGATGACTTTGTCCGCCGAGGTGGTGACAAAGCCCTTCTCGAGCAGGCCTTCTACTCCCATTCCAGCGCCCCCTTCTTCCACTCGTAGAGGAAGCCGATCAGCAGCAGGCCGATGAACAGCGCCATGGCCAGGATGCCGAACATGCCGATGTCGTCCAGTACGATCGCCCAGGGAAAGAGAAAGGCGATCTCCAGATCAAAAATAATGAACAGGATGGCGACGAGATAGTAGCGCACGTCGAACTTCATGCGGGAGTCTTCGAATGCCTCAAAACCGCATTCGTACGGCGAAAGCTTCTCCGCATCCGGCTTGGAGGGCGCCAACAGGAACCCCACCGCCAGAAAGACCATCCCGAATAAAAGCCCAAAGATGATGAAGACCAGAATGGGCAGATAGTTTTCCAGCATCTAGACTCGCCTCTCTGCTGGGCGCCCCGCGCCGGCCCGGCCAAGGGCCGGCGCTGTGGGGCTGCTCCCCGACGTTAGGTTTAGATCGCCCCCATGGACGTCAGGTCGGGACTCTTTTCTTTTTATGCATTTATATGGTGCCGATGGCCGGACTCGAACCGGCACGGCTTTCGCCACTGCCCCCTCAAGACAGCGTGTCTACCAGTTCCACCACATCGGCATTTATTCGGTGGTAACTCGCCCCTTTTTGAGGGCAAGTGGTACTCGTTGAAAGCGGGGGTAAGTCTACCAGTTTGCCCCCGCCATCTCAACGCAAAAACGCCTGCCGGGATCACTCTCCGGCAGGCGGCGGCAGTTCGTCATCAACCTCCGGGGCCTCTGGCTCATCGTCAGCGGCCGGCGGCACCGTCTCCTCCACCTCCTGCTCGCGTTCCAGCAGGCTCCCCGGCGCATCCGTTCCCCTGGCCGCGAGGATCGCCAAGACCAGGCTGGTGGCGAAAAAGGTGATCGCCAGCCCGGTGGTGACCCGGGTCAGGAAGCTACCGGCGCCGCGGGAGCCGAACACGGTGGACGAGGCCCCGCTGCCAAAGGCCGCCCCCATATCGGCACCCTTGCCTTGCTGCAGCAAGACGAGCACGACCAGAACGACGGCGATAATCACGTGTATGGCGAGCAGAATCTGAAACATGGAGCCTCTGTCACGTCGGGTTGAAGGGGAGCGGGGCGGCCAGGTTCAGGGCCGCGCCGCAGAGATGATCTCCAGAAAGCCGTCCGGGTCGAGCGAGGCACCGCCGATCAGCCCACCGTCCACATCGGCGCAGCCGAACAACTCCCGGGCGTTGCCCGGCTTGACGCTGCCGCCGTAGAGGATGGGCAGTCGCTGGGCCAACTCGTCGCCGAGGGCATCGGCCGCGCGCTGCCGAATGAAGGCATGCACTGCCTGAGCCTGCTCCGGGCTGGCGGTGCGGCCGGTACCGATGGCCCAGACCGGTTCGTAGGCCAAGACAAGCTTTTCGACCACGAAACCGCCTAACTCGAGCACCGCGTCCAACTGACGACCCACCACCTGCTCGGTCTCGCCAGCATCCCGGGCCTCGAGGGTCTCGCCGACACAGACGATGGGCGTCAATCCGGCGCGCAGCGCCGCCTGCACCTTGTCGACCACCACCTCATCGGTCTCGGCGTGCATGGCCCGGCGCTCCGAGTGGCCGACAATGACATGGCGGCAGCCCATTTCGGCAAGCATGGCACCCGCCACCTCACCGGTGTAGGCACCGGAGTCGTAGCGGGAGACGTCCTGCCCGCCCAGCGCCACGCCGGACTCGTCCGGAACCGCGCGGCGCAGCGGCCCGATATAGGGAAACGGAGGGCAAACCAGCACGTCGACGGCGCTGCAGTCGACATCGGCCAGGGCCCGCCCCATGTCGTTGACTAGCGCCAGGGACCCATTCATCTTCCAGTTGCCCGCAACCATCGGCTTACGCATGGCACACTCCTTGCCGTAACAATTAACCGCCGGGAAGAATACCGTCGGCCACGGGCAGGGTCAATTTAACGGGGGGCGGTCAGGGTGGCGTGCGCCTCACGCACGGCGCCGGCGATGGCCTCGGCGGTGGCTGAAACCTCGGCCTGATCCGGCCCCTCGACCATCACCCGCAGCACCGGCTCCGTCCCGGAGGGCCTCAGCAGCACCCGCCCGCGGCCGGCGAGCCGGGTTTCCGCATCGCGCACGGCGTCGGTGACGGTGGCATGGTCCTGGACCGGCACGCCGCGGCTGATGGGCACGTTGACCATGATCTGCGGCAGCCGGTCCATACCGTCCGCCAGCTCCGCCAGCGTCCGCTCCTGCGCCGCCATGGCCTCCAGCACCTGCAGCGCCGAGACAATACCGTCGCCGGTGGTGGTCCGGTCCAGGCAGATCAAGTGGCCGGAGGATTCACCACCGAGGATGCCGCCTTCACGGCGGAGCATCTCCATCACGTAACGGTCGCCCACCTTGGCGCGCAGGAAGGGCAGCCCCAAGCGGCCGATGCCCTGCTCCAGACCCAGGTTGCTCATGACGGTACCCACCACCGGACCGGCAAGCCCGCCGTTGGCCATCCGCTGCCGGGCGATGATGTAGAGCAGACCGTCGCCGTCCACCACCTCGCCCCGGTGATCCACCATAATCACGCGGTCGCCATCCCCGTCAAAGGCGATGCCGGCGTCCGCATCGTGCTCACGCACGGCGGCCTGGAGGCCCTTCGGGTGCAACGAGCCGCAGTCGGCGTTGATATTCAGACCATCCGGGTCATCGGCCAACGGGATGACCTCGGCGCCCAGCTCGTGGAAGACCGCGGGGGCCACGTGGTAGGTGGCGCCATTGGCACAGTCGACCACCAGGCGCAGGCCCCGCAGGCTCAGTTCGTAGGGAAAGCTGCGTTTACAGAACTCGATATAACGCCCCGGGGCGTCGTTGATCCGGGAGGCCTTCCCCAGCCGCGCGGAGGGCGCCGGCTTGAGGGGTTGCCGCAGTTCGGCCTCAATGGCCAGCTCGGTGGCATCGTCGAGCTTCTCCCCATCATCGGAGAAGAACTTGATCCCGTTGTCTTCGTGGGGGTTGTGTGAGGCGCTGATCACCACCCCGGCGGCGGCCCGCAGAGTGCGTGTCAGGTAGGCTATGGCCGGGGTGGGCATGGGCCCGAGCAGTTTGACGTTGACCCCGGCGGCCGCAAAGCCGGACTCCAGGGCGGACTCCAGCATGTAGCCGGAGATCCGGGTGTCCTTGCCGACCAACACCGAGGACTGCCCGGCGCGCGCCAAAACCCGCCCGGCCGCCCAGCCCAGATGCAGCATGAAATCCGGGGTGATGGGCGGCTCCCCGACGGTGCCGCGAATGCCGTCGGTGCCAAAGTATTCCTTTTTCACGTTACTGTTTCTCCTGCCCCGTTATGGGTGCTCCCTGTGCCGCGGCCATCGCCGCCCCGGCGACCCGCAGCGCATCCACGGTCGGCGCCACGTCATGGGTCCGCACGATGCGCGCGCCACGCTCCACGGCGCACACGGCCGCTGCCAGGCCGGCGGCGAGCCGCCCGTCCACCGGACGACCGGTGACGCCCCCCAGCATGGATTTGCGCGACATGCCCACCAGCACGGGCGGCCCCAGCGCACAGACGGCATCGAGCCGGCCCAACAGGGTGTAATTATGATTGAGACTCTTGCCAAACCCAAAGCCCGGATCAAGCAGCAGCCGTGCGCGCGGGATGCCGGCCTGTTCGCAGGCCCGGACCCGTGCCATGAGGAAGGCATTGACTTCGTCGACCACATCCCGGTAGCGGGGGTCG
Encoded proteins:
- the nuoG gene encoding NADH-quinone oxidoreductase subunit NuoG, with the translated sequence MSAKVEDKPQDMVTIEVNGQEIQAPKGSMIIEATDAHGVDVPRFCYHKKLPIAANCRMCLVEVEKAPKPLPACATPVAEGMKIYTDSPRAVAAQRGVMEFLLINHPLDCPICDQGGECELQDVSMGYGRGVSRFSERKRVVDDENLGPLIATEMTRCIHCTRCVRFLDHIAGKRELGGMNRGEYTEISTFVEGGVHSELSGNIIDLCPVGALTNKPFRFKARAWELLAHPSVAPHDAVGSNVHLHHRRGEIMRVVPRENELVNETWIADRDRFSHQGVYSEDRLDRPMVRVDGELRPCEWEEALDRAVTLLRDVAAKHGADQLGTLVGPTSTAEEMYLLNRLTRGLGSPNIDHRLRDGDCSDQAEAPAFPWLGQPISALEDVQAALLVGSYLRHEQPILNHRLRKATKAGARVSVINNRRYDFNYDLVEEILAGPSAQIAELAAVLQAVVTEKGGKLPEGVDALYREKPQAHHQAIAQQLVEAERATILLGNQAAANPRAALLRALASALAEQTGAVLGVLPEAANSVGGWLAGAVPHREAGGDAADNVGLHAREMLAQPRQGYLLYNVEPELDCWDGRQAAAALTAAQAVVAFSSWLTPELAREADVVLPIAAFGETSGTFVNLEGRWQSFPGIGRPVGEARPGWRVLRVLGNLLELDGFEYESSEEILRELQARVGEVTPSAAYPWVAPEPVSPRSEGLERASATPIYAVDPLVRRSAPLQQTRHAVAAEAWLAPATASRLGVEEGGRIRLGEDSVELPVRVSDEIAEGTVWVPAALRDSAALGPMNGELDVAGH
- the nuoF gene encoding NADH-quinone oxidoreductase subunit NuoF; amino-acid sequence: MANQVCLTTLDKETPWSLETYRAMGGYQAWEKILKEKTPQEEIIETVKKANLRGRGGAGFPAGVKWGFMPRNAPGQKYIVCNSDESEPGTCKDRDILRFNPHALVEGMAIAGYAMGATVGYNYLRGEFHHEPFERIEQAVREAREAGLLGRNIQGSGIDFELHNHIGAGAYICGEESALMESLEGKKGQPRYKPPFPAQVGVYGRPTTINNTETLASVPSIMRKGSEWFLELGKPNNGGEKIFCVSGHVERPGNFEVPLGTPFKDLLEMAGGVRGGRKLKAVIPGGSSMPVVPGETMLQATMDYDGLAEIGSALGSGGVIVMDETTDMVKAILRISRFYFAESCGQCTPCREGTGWMQRVLRRIVEGKGRHEDIELLEAAAGQIAGHTICAFGEAAAWPVQSFLKHFRHEFEYYVEHKRSMVEAA
- the nuoE gene encoding NADH-quinone oxidoreductase subunit NuoE, translating into MSSGLAEKVLTPEMRAEIDHWLTKYPEDQKQSAVIPALHVVQDNSGGWLRREQMDAVAEYLGMDPVAVYEVATFYSMFDLEPVGRHKVNICTNICCWLKGAEDIVAYTEKKLGIKLGETTPDQRITLKIEEECLAACTGAPMMVVDGHYYTDLTPEKIDQILDALE
- a CDS encoding NADH-quinone oxidoreductase subunit D, with the protein product MREFKSYTVNFGPQHPAAHGVLRMVLEMEGETVRRADPHIGLLHRATEKLAESKPYNQSIGYMDRLDYVSMLCNEHAYVMAIEKLLGIEAPIRAQYIRVMFDEITRILNHLMWLGAHGLDVGAMTAFLYCFREREDLMDCYEAVSGARMHAAYYRPGGVYRDLPESMPKYEPSKFRSKKELELMNAARQGTMLDFIEDFTERFPGCVDEYETLLTENRIWRQRLVDVGVVSPERALQLGFSGPMLRGSGIEWDLRKKQPYDVYDRVEFDIPVGTNGDCYDRYLVRIEEMRQSNRIIKQCVDWLRHNPGPVMLEDHKVAPPSREEMKDDMESLIHHFKLFTEGYTTPPGEVYAAVEAPKGEFGCYMISDGANKPYRVKLRAPGFAHLSAMDEMARGHMLADVVAIIGTQDIVFGEIDR
- a CDS encoding NADH-quinone oxidoreductase subunit C, which translates into the protein MAKKLEQLQTAVQERLGERLRDCVLDADRGELAIEVAPADLHQAMTTLRDAEGLRFDMLMDLAGVDYAAWGEDEWFTDTAEGTGFSRGVQGNNFARLGITGIYGVQEITENTGRRFAAVYQLLSVELNQRLRVRCFCEDDRFPVLDSVVDVWSGANWFEREAFDLYGIIFDGHPDLRRILTDYGFVGHPFRKDFPLIGNVEVRYDEQKRRVIYQPVSIEPRVLVPRVVREDNRYADRKRREEGASDA
- a CDS encoding NuoB/complex I 20 kDa subunit family protein, with the protein product MGVEGLLEKGFVTTSADKVINWARTGSMWPMTFGLACCAVEMMQAGAARYDLDRFGIIFRPSPRQSDVMIVAGTLCNKMAPALRKVYDQMPEPRWVISMGSCANGGGYYHYSYSVVRGCDRVVPVDVYVPGCPPTAEALIWGIMQLQKKIRTTNTIAR
- a CDS encoding NADH-quinone oxidoreductase subunit A, whose amino-acid sequence is MLENYLPILVFIIFGLLFGMVFLAVGFLLAPSKPDAEKLSPYECGFEAFEDSRMKFDVRYYLVAILFIIFDLEIAFLFPWAIVLDDIGMFGILAMALFIGLLLIGFLYEWKKGALEWE
- the secG gene encoding preprotein translocase subunit SecG → MFQILLAIHVIIAVVLVVLVLLQQGKGADMGAAFGSGASSTVFGSRGAGSFLTRVTTGLAITFFATSLVLAILAARGTDAPGSLLEREQEVEETVPPAADDEPEAPEVDDELPPPAGE
- the tpiA gene encoding triose-phosphate isomerase, with product MRKPMVAGNWKMNGSLALVNDMGRALADVDCSAVDVLVCPPFPYIGPLRRAVPDESGVALGGQDVSRYDSGAYTGEVAGAMLAEMGCRHVIVGHSERRAMHAETDEVVVDKVQAALRAGLTPIVCVGETLEARDAGETEQVVGRQLDAVLELGGFVVEKLVLAYEPVWAIGTGRTASPEQAQAVHAFIRQRAADALGDELAQRLPILYGGSVKPGNARELFGCADVDGGLIGGASLDPDGFLEIISAARP
- the glmM gene encoding phosphoglucosamine mutase, with the translated sequence MKKEYFGTDGIRGTVGEPPITPDFMLHLGWAAGRVLARAGQSSVLVGKDTRISGYMLESALESGFAAAGVNVKLLGPMPTPAIAYLTRTLRAAAGVVISASHNPHEDNGIKFFSDDGEKLDDATELAIEAELRQPLKPAPSARLGKASRINDAPGRYIEFCKRSFPYELSLRGLRLVVDCANGATYHVAPAVFHELGAEVIPLADDPDGLNINADCGSLHPKGLQAAVREHDADAGIAFDGDGDRVIMVDHRGEVVDGDGLLYIIARQRMANGGLAGPVVGTVMSNLGLEQGIGRLGLPFLRAKVGDRYVMEMLRREGGILGGESSGHLICLDRTTTGDGIVSALQVLEAMAAQERTLAELADGMDRLPQIMVNVPISRGVPVQDHATVTDAVRDAETRLAGRGRVLLRPSGTEPVLRVMVEGPDQAEVSATAEAIAGAVREAHATLTAPR